A genomic region of Cryptococcus neoformans var. grubii H99 chromosome 13, complete sequence contains the following coding sequences:
- a CDS encoding transcription initiation factor TFIIA large subunit, with the protein MSNKIVPEIYRAVIDDVVSSVKVDFEEYGMEEEILIHLQQKWEAKLLETRVADFARAGSSSRSPSPTLESKPEHSSPPAGPSNSQSADMFPFPRQGQVQGSSAAMPGAPGVGAVGTNGFVNGGVQVPSGQQGEIRVKMDPDEVMRLRGGAAEDGHKPEPNAAGLLPGDDVIDSDLDDSDDELRGDVDGGEDENDVDIVFCVYDKVQRVKNKWKTVFKDGMIHLNGKDYLFAKCNGEFEW; encoded by the exons AT GTCAAACAAGATCGTC CCAGAGATATATCGCGCCGTCATCGACGATGTTGTGTCAAGTGTAAAAGTAGACTTTGAAGAATAtggaatggaagaagagattcTGATACACCTCCAACAA AAATGGGAAGCTAAGCTGCTCGAAACACGAGTCGCCGACTTTGCTCGTGCCGGATCATCCTCAAGATCCCCGTCACCAACTCTTGAATCAAAGCCCGAACACTCTTCACCCCCCGCTGGCCCTTCAAATTCCCAATCGGCGGATATGTTCCCATTCCCTCGGCAGGGGCAAGTCCAAGGCTCGAGTGCCGCCATGCCTGGTGCTCCTGGAGTAGGTGCGGTGGGCACAAATGGGTTTGTCAATGGTGGAGTGCAAGTGCCGAGTGGACAACAGGGCGAAATTAGAGTGAAGATGGACCCAGACGAGGTTATGCGGTTAAGAGGTGGAGCG GCCGAGGACGGCCACAAACCGGAACCAAACGCTGCAGGCTTGCTGCCAGGAGACGATGTTATCGATTCCGATCTAGATGActctgatgatgagcttAGAGGTGATGTCGACGGTGGTGAGGACGAAAATGACGTTGATATCGTTTTCTGTGTGTACGACAAG GTCCAAAGAGTAAAGAACAAGTGGAAGACAGTGTTCAAAGACGGAATGATACATCTTAATGGGAAAGATTATCTTTTCGCCAAATGTAATGG CGAATTTGAATGGTAA